A genomic stretch from Helianthus annuus cultivar XRQ/B chromosome 1, HanXRQr2.0-SUNRISE, whole genome shotgun sequence includes:
- the LOC110865896 gene encoding cytochrome P450 98A3, translating to MAAPLLLAAAIAIITPIIFYLLQSLYTRLRFKLPPGPRPLPIVGNLYDVKPVKFRCYAEWARTYGPIFSVYLDSKLNVIVNTSELAKEVLKENDQQLADRHRNRATMSFSRGGKDLIWADYGPHYVKVRKVCNLELFSPKRLEALRPIREDEVTAMVESIFKDSGLPDTREKGLVMRGYLGSVAFNNITRLTFGKRFVNSEGGMDEQGKEFKGIVSNGIRIGGKVFMAENIPWLRFLFTGENDILLKHEQRRDRLTKAIMAEHDLARKKNGAQEHFIDALHTLQQKYDLSDDTIIGLLWDMITAGMDTTSISAEWAMAELVKNPRVQKKAQEELDRVVGTDRIMSETDISKLPYLQSIAKEALRLHPPTPLMLPHKANSNVKLGGYDVPKGGIVHVNVWAIARDPAIWKNPDEFRPERFFEEDVDVKGHDFRLLPFGAGRRVCPGAQLAINLVTSMLGHLLHHFEWTPPAGVKPEEVDLTENPGMVTYMKNPLQAVATPRLPNNLYKRVPV from the exons ATGGCCGCACCACTCCTCCTCGCCGCCGCCATCGCCATCATCACCCCCATCATATTCTACCTCCTCCAATCCCTCTACACCCGTCTCCGGTTCAAACTCCCACCGGGCCCACGCCCCCTCCCCATCGTCGGCAACCTCTACGACGTTAAACCAGTCAAGTTCCGGTGCTACGCTGAATGGGCCAGAACCTACGGCCCAATATTCTCTGTGTACTTGGATTCGAAGCTGAATGTTATTGTGAATACATCGGAGTTGGCTAAGGAGGTGTTGAAGGAGAATGATCAGCAGTTGGCGGATAGGCATAGGAACCGTGCTACGATGTCGTTTAGTAGAGGTGGTAAGGATTTGATTTGGGCTGATTATGGGCCTCATTATGTGAAGGTGAGGAAGGTGTGTAATTTGGAGTTGTTTTCTCCTAAGAGACTTGAAGCTTTGAGACCTATTAGAGAAGATGAAGTTACTGCTATGGTTGAATCTATTTTTAAGGATTCTGGTCTTCCTG ATACCCGAGAAAAAGGCTTGGTAATGAGGGGTTATCTGGGATCGGTTGCATTCAACAACATTACAAGATTGACATTCGGGAAAAGATTTGTGAACTCGGAAGGTGGAATGGATGAACAGGGAAAAGAATTCAAAGGCATTGTATCGAACGGGATTAGAATCGGTGGGAAAGTTTTCATGGCTGAAAATATTCCATGGTTACGGTTTTTGTTCACCGGTGAAAATGACATTCTTTTAAAGCATGAACAACGAAGAGACCGACTCACAAAAGCCATCATGGCAGAACACGATCTTGCACGCAAGAAAAACGGAGCTCAAGAACATTTCATTGATGCATTGCATACGCTTCAACAAAAGTATGATCTCAGTGACGACACCATTATCGGCCTTCTTTGG GACATGATCACCGCGGGAATGGACACAACTTCTATCTCGGCAGAATGGGCTATGGCTGAACTGGTTAAGAACCCACGGGTTCAGAAAAAGGCCCAAGAAGAGCTCGACCGAGTCGTAGGGACCGACCGGATAATGTCAGAAACCGACATCTCAAAGCTCCCTTACCTCCAATCAATAGCCAAAGAAGCCCTACGGCTGCACCCGCCGACCCCACTAATGCTACCACACAAGGCAAATTCTAACGTGAAACTCGGTGGGTATGATGTCCCGAAAGGTGGTATAGTCCATGTGAACGTATGGGCCATAGCCCGTGACCCAGCCATCTGGAAGAACCCTGATGAGTTCAGGCCCGAACGATTCTTCGAGGAGGATGTGGACGTTAAGGGTCACGACTTCCGGCTACTGCCCTTTGGTGCTGGTAGACGTGTCTGCCCGGGTGCACAGCTTGCGATAAACCTGGTTACGTCTATGTTGGGCCATCTTTTACACCATTTTGAGTGGACTCCACCGGCCGGTGTGAAGCCCGAAGAGGTGGATTTGACCGAGAACCCGGGAATGGTGACTTACATGAAGAACCCGCTACAGGCGGTGGCGACACCACGATTACCGAACAATTTGTACAAGCGGGTTCCTGTGTGA